A region from the Prionailurus viverrinus isolate Anna chromosome E2, UM_Priviv_1.0, whole genome shotgun sequence genome encodes:
- the LOC125153136 gene encoding KRAB domain-containing protein 5-like — MVIGYKQGLLIFRGVAIELSQEERGCLNHSQRELYRDVMLETYGHLLFLGLIVSKPDLVIVLEQEEELWGVKRKETVASHSGRWE, encoded by the exons GGACTCCTGATCTTCAGAGGTGTGGCAATAGAATTATCTCAGGAGGAACGGGGATGCTTGAACCACAGTCAGCGGGAGCTGTACAGGGATGTGATGTTAGAGACCTATGGACACCTCCTCTTCTTGG GTCTCATTGTGTCAAAACCAGACCTGGTCATTGTTTTGGAGCAAGAGGAGGAGCTGTGGGGtgtgaagagaaaggagacagtaGCCTCACACTCAGGTAGGTGGGAGTGA